From the genome of Verrucomicrobiia bacterium, one region includes:
- a CDS encoding TolC family protein — translation MRKLTLAGLLVLTLTTVTAADVEQQVRTTMEKRLETKHRALSLDDCIQIALEHNLDVQISRMDPEIAGFSLKSAYAGYDPAFSLSGRHNYELSPGGLDDQSRVYSGTESEVDSFNGSIGGLLPWGTRYTFGAAVSDRSGNSPGAVIDPSNSFITTNTIYDLNTGLPSGYLYGTNYGTLPTRNPFENASANVGFFELRQPLLKDFWVDGTRLQIFLNRKNLQRSEVQLRNQIIQTITAVEEAYYNFIYSEETVKVQEKALELAQRLVAENRRRVEVGALAPLDERQAESEAASRQADLLEARSNRNTQQRVLKSLLSDDYEEWLTTEIHPTATLLAVPQSLNLQDSWRRGMADRPDLQQARIDLKMQERRVTYADNQRYPQLDLVGDIGYAGSANNTRQAFKQVRNLDNNYYAYGVQLTIPLGNIGARNNYKIARTTQDQLELVLKQLEQNAMIEIENAIAVARSSLERVDATKQARAYAEEALRAEEMKLEKGKSTSFVVLDLQGKLTAARSAEIRSLADYNIALARLARFEGSTLERHAVELKLR, via the coding sequence ATGAGAAAATTAACCTTGGCTGGCTTGTTGGTTCTGACGCTGACGACCGTGACCGCCGCTGACGTCGAACAACAAGTGCGCACCACCATGGAGAAACGGCTGGAAACAAAACACCGAGCGCTGTCGCTCGACGACTGCATCCAGATCGCGCTGGAACACAATCTCGACGTGCAGATCAGCCGGATGGACCCGGAGATTGCGGGCTTCTCCCTGAAAAGCGCTTATGCGGGTTACGACCCTGCGTTCTCCTTGAGTGGCCGACATAATTACGAGTTGTCGCCCGGAGGGTTGGACGATCAAAGCCGCGTGTACTCGGGCACGGAGAGCGAGGTGGACAGCTTTAACGGCTCGATCGGCGGATTGCTCCCGTGGGGCACGCGATACACGTTTGGCGCGGCGGTCAGTGATCGCTCGGGTAATTCGCCGGGCGCGGTGATTGATCCCAGCAACTCCTTCATCACCACCAACACCATCTACGATCTCAACACCGGATTGCCTTCGGGTTACCTTTACGGCACGAATTACGGCACCCTGCCCACGCGTAATCCGTTCGAGAACGCCTCGGCCAACGTCGGTTTTTTTGAACTGCGTCAGCCGTTGCTGAAGGATTTTTGGGTGGACGGAACGCGCTTGCAGATTTTTCTAAATCGGAAAAATCTCCAACGCTCAGAAGTGCAATTGCGCAATCAAATCATCCAGACCATCACGGCGGTCGAGGAGGCGTATTACAATTTTATTTACTCCGAGGAAACCGTGAAGGTGCAGGAGAAGGCTCTGGAGTTGGCGCAGCGTTTGGTCGCTGAGAACCGGCGGCGCGTGGAAGTCGGCGCGCTCGCGCCCTTGGATGAACGTCAGGCCGAGTCCGAGGCCGCCTCGCGCCAGGCCGACCTGCTCGAAGCGCGTTCCAACCGGAACACGCAGCAGCGCGTGCTCAAGAGTCTGCTCAGCGACGATTACGAAGAGTGGTTGACCACGGAAATCCATCCCACGGCCACGCTGCTCGCCGTGCCACAATCGCTGAACTTGCAGGATAGCTGGCGGCGCGGCATGGCGGATCGCCCGGATTTGCAGCAAGCGCGGATTGATCTCAAAATGCAGGAAAGACGGGTGACTTACGCGGATAATCAGCGCTATCCGCAATTGGATTTGGTGGGCGATATCGGCTATGCCGGTTCCGCCAACAACACGCGACAGGCGTTCAAACAAGTGCGCAACCTGGACAACAATTACTACGCCTATGGGGTGCAACTGACCATTCCGCTGGGCAACATTGGTGCCCGCAACAATTACAAAATCGCGCGCACCACGCAGGATCAACTGGAATTGGTGCTCAAGCAATTGGAACAAAACGCGATGATTGAAATTGAAAACGCCATCGCCGTGGCGCGCTCCAGCCTGGAACGGGTGGACGCCACCAAACAAGCGCGCGCTTACGCCGAGGAGGCGTTACGCGCCGAAGAGATGAAGCTTGAAAAAGGCAAGAGCACCAGTTTCGTGGTTTTGGATCTGCAAGGCAAATTGACCGCCGCGCGCTCGGCGGAAATTCGTTCGCTCGCGGATTACAACATTGCGCTGGCGCGGCTGGCCCGTTTCGAAGGCAGCACGTTGGAACGCCACGCGGTTGAACTCAAACTGCGCTGA